From Lolium perenne isolate Kyuss_39 chromosome 5, Kyuss_2.0, whole genome shotgun sequence, a single genomic window includes:
- the LOC127298692 gene encoding transcription factor PHYTOCHROME INTERACTING FACTOR-LIKE 13, which yields MDQFVPADWTWSTNNGDAFAPSCAQDDGLVELLWSNSNVIMHSQPPPPSVRGLESAFVDDDSSPEMELFSEIFCQTPADAGRSSTGKRKQRDAAGSPSEVTRDVESESAAETKCQPEPSSGKRRRAAQVHNLSERMRRDRINEKMRALQELIPHCNKTDKASMLDEAIDYLKSLQLRVQMMWTTGGGMPASAPPMFPASGAHRYMQRMASMRSRMPPFRTNVYSNSNGTKR from the exons ATGGACCAGTTCGTCCCTGCTGACTGGACCTGGAGCACCAACAATGGAGACGCCTTTGCGCCATCGTG CGCCCAAGACGACGGCCTCGTCGAGCTGCTGTGGTCCAACAGCAACGTCATCATGCAcagccagccgccgccgccgtcggtgCGGGGGCTCGAGTCGGCCTTCGTAGACGACGACAGCTCACCCGAGATGGAGCTCTTCTCGGAAATCTTTTGCCAAACGCCGGCAGACGCCGGCCGCAGCAGCACAGGCAAGCGGAAGCAGAGAGATGCCGCCGGGAGCCCCAGCGAGGTTACGCGGGACGTGGAGTCCGAGTCCGCTGCCGAGACTAAGTGCCAGCCGGAGCCATCGTCGGGCAAACGGCGGCGCGCCGcccaagtgcacaacctctcggagAGG ATGAGGAGGGACAGGATCaacgagaagatgagggctctgcAAGAACTCATTCCCCACTGCAACAAA ACGGACAAGGCGTCGATGCTGGACGAGGCGATCGACTACCTCAAGTCGCTGCAGCTGCGGGTGCAGATGATGTGGACGACTGGTGGCGGCATGCCGGCGTCGGCGCCTCCGATGTTCCCGGCGAGCGGCGCCCATCGGTACATGCAGCGGATGGCCTCCATGCGTTCCAGGATGCCGCCGTTCAGGACTAATGTATACAGTAATTCAAATGGCACAAAAAGATGA